One genomic region from bacterium encodes:
- a CDS encoding 3-phosphoshikimate 1-carboxyvinyltransferase, with translation MTSASPAIPRPGEIRIEPVRRLHGVYRPPADKSIAHRALLLAALAKGRSLVRPAPRALDVHSTAACLRQLGVAIESHEDTWVMESPGIAGWMAPERALDCGNSGTTMRLLAGALSACGFPVTLIGDESLSRRPMLRVAEPLRRMGATITLTPRNTAPIELRGGSLTGIRYELPVPSAQVKSAVLLAGLAAVGETIVIEGTVSRDHTERMLVAAGVDCRIEHPQRPAGDRRELLLSGAAVEAQPQRRTITLGARRIVQPQEWNVPGDFSAAAFILAAALGARKAEVIIDQVGINPTRTGFLKVLKRMGAEVDVRKIDESGGEPVGQLRVEACESLKAVRVHEHEVPSLIDELPMLAVLAARAEGVTVIRGAAELRHKESDRIAAVAANLRAMGAKVAELEDGWAIEGPTEWHGAVIDPRGDHRIAMAFAVAALWADAPSTIQDAGVMAISDPDFASSLIALTQ, from the coding sequence ATGACCTCCGCCAGCCCCGCCATTCCCCGTCCGGGCGAAATCCGCATCGAACCGGTGCGCAGATTGCACGGCGTCTATCGTCCGCCGGCCGACAAATCGATCGCGCATCGCGCGCTCCTTCTCGCCGCGTTGGCGAAGGGTCGTTCGTTGGTGCGTCCGGCGCCACGCGCGCTCGATGTCCACTCAACCGCCGCCTGCCTCAGGCAGCTTGGCGTGGCGATCGAGTCCCATGAAGACACCTGGGTGATGGAGAGTCCGGGCATTGCCGGTTGGATGGCGCCCGAACGCGCCCTGGACTGCGGCAATTCCGGCACGACCATGCGCCTGTTGGCCGGCGCCCTGTCCGCCTGCGGTTTCCCGGTGACTTTGATCGGCGATGAATCGCTGTCGCGACGGCCGATGCTGCGTGTGGCCGAACCGCTGCGCCGCATGGGGGCGACGATCACGCTCACGCCGCGGAACACCGCGCCGATCGAGTTGCGCGGCGGATCGCTCACCGGCATCCGCTACGAGCTGCCGGTGCCGTCGGCGCAGGTGAAGTCGGCGGTGTTGTTGGCCGGGTTGGCGGCGGTGGGCGAGACCATCGTGATCGAAGGCACCGTCAGCCGCGATCACACCGAACGGATGCTGGTGGCGGCCGGCGTGGATTGCCGGATCGAGCATCCGCAGCGTCCCGCCGGCGACAGGCGCGAACTGTTGCTGTCCGGCGCGGCCGTCGAAGCCCAGCCGCAGCGTCGCACCATCACGCTGGGCGCGCGGCGGATCGTTCAGCCGCAGGAATGGAACGTCCCCGGCGATTTCTCGGCGGCGGCGTTCATCCTCGCGGCCGCCCTCGGCGCGCGCAAGGCGGAAGTGATCATCGACCAAGTCGGCATCAATCCTACCCGTACCGGATTCCTGAAGGTGTTAAAGCGCATGGGCGCCGAGGTGGACGTGCGCAAAATCGACGAGTCCGGCGGCGAGCCGGTCGGGCAGTTGCGCGTCGAGGCCTGCGAATCGCTCAAGGCGGTGCGTGTGCATGAACACGAGGTTCCATCGCTGATCGATGAATTGCCGATGCTGGCGGTGCTGGCAGCGCGCGCCGAAGGCGTGACGGTCATCCGCGGCGCCGCTGAATTGCGCCACAAGGAGTCCGACCGAATCGCCGCGGTCGCCGCCAACTTGCGCGCCATGGGCGCCAAGGTCGCCGAACTGGAAGACGGCTGGGCCATCGAGGGCCCGACCGAGTGGCATGGCGCCGTCATCGATCCGCGCGGCGACCACCGCATTGCCATGGCCTTTGCCGTCGCCGCGCTCTGGGCCGATGCGCCTTCGACGATCCAGGACGCCGGCGTGATGGCAATCTCCGATCCCGATTTTGCGTCGTCGCTGATCGCGCTGACCCAATAA
- the aroF gene encoding 3-deoxy-7-phosphoheptulonate synthase, whose protein sequence is MLIVMDMHAGPKEIEAVCNEIKSLGLTPHAMPGAQRTAIGITGNKGAVDATRFEAMPGVLRVIHVTAPYKLVSREFHEADTIVRVGNVPIGGNGFVIMAGPCAVESAEQLDQVAERVKKAGGQILRGGAYKPRTSPYSFQGLGLHGLKLLAAAREKHGLPVVTEAIDQESLDQVVEYADMVQIGARNMQNFSLLKMAGRCGKPVLLKRGMAATLDELLMAAEYIVNEGNPNVVLCERGVRTFADHTRNTLDLSAVPFVRRTSHLPIIVDPSHGTGKRHKVTPLSCAAAAVGCDGLMIEVHPHPDTALSDGPQSVNPEEFDDLVRRVSAIAAVVGRHLTIPDGRP, encoded by the coding sequence ATGCTGATCGTCATGGACATGCACGCCGGGCCGAAGGAAATCGAGGCGGTGTGCAATGAAATCAAGTCACTGGGCCTCACTCCCCATGCGATGCCGGGCGCGCAGCGCACCGCCATCGGCATCACGGGCAACAAAGGCGCCGTCGATGCCACCCGCTTCGAGGCGATGCCGGGCGTTTTGCGCGTCATCCATGTCACCGCGCCCTACAAACTGGTCAGCCGTGAATTCCATGAGGCCGACACGATCGTGCGCGTGGGCAACGTGCCGATCGGCGGCAACGGCTTTGTCATCATGGCGGGACCGTGCGCGGTGGAATCGGCCGAGCAACTCGACCAGGTCGCCGAGCGGGTCAAGAAGGCCGGCGGCCAGATTCTGCGGGGCGGCGCCTACAAGCCGCGCACCTCGCCCTACAGTTTCCAGGGGCTCGGATTGCACGGGCTGAAGCTGCTGGCCGCGGCGCGGGAAAAGCACGGCCTCCCGGTGGTCACCGAGGCGATTGATCAGGAGTCGCTCGATCAGGTGGTCGAGTACGCCGACATGGTGCAGATCGGCGCGCGCAACATGCAGAACTTCTCGCTTCTGAAGATGGCCGGGCGGTGCGGCAAGCCGGTCCTGCTCAAGCGCGGGATGGCCGCGACACTCGATGAACTGCTGATGGCGGCCGAGTATATCGTCAACGAGGGCAACCCCAACGTCGTGCTCTGCGAGCGCGGCGTGCGCACCTTCGCCGATCACACCCGCAACACGCTCGATCTGTCGGCGGTGCCGTTTGTGCGCCGCACGAGCCATCTGCCGATCATCGTCGATCCCAGCCATGGCACCGGCAAGCGGCACAAGGTGACTCCGCTGTCGTGCGCCGCGGCGGCGGTCGGCTGCGATGGACTCATGATCGAGGTGCACCCGCATCCCGACACCGCGCTTTCCGATGGTCCGCAATCGGTCAATCCCGAGGAGTTCGACGACCTGGTCAGGCGCGTGTCCGCGATCGCCGCGGTGGTGGGACGCCATCTGACCATCCCGGATGGGAGACCATGA